One Pseudomonas fluorescens genomic region harbors:
- a CDS encoding erythromycin esterase family protein, translating to MDTLVSALKAHAEPLPDPDSAEFAALFDRYADAQVVLIGEASHGTHEFYQARAAITRHLIAHHGFSVVAVEADWPDADQIDRCVRGREPAHWHDAAFSRFPTWMWRNTDVQAFARWLFEYNQTQAATQRVEFRGLDVYSLRSSIREVLGYLQDTDPTMAREARERYACLLPWHDEPALYGHFTEVGGMATCEEAVLEQLQALLGQRLTAMEHDGEALFNATQNARVVHAAEQYYRAMYRGSRESWNLRDRHMFETLQALRSRQERDAKVVVWAHNSHIGDARATEMGDSGQLTLGQLCREALGRAAVLIGMGTDHGSVAAADDWDQPMRIKQVVPALPRSWERACAEADIPRALYDWRDDDHAVLREALSDRRLERAIGVIYRPQTERQSHYFDATLSEQFDAWLWFAETRAITALNTTQSSSHEEDTFPFGL from the coding sequence ATGGACACTTTAGTCAGCGCTCTGAAGGCGCACGCCGAACCGCTGCCCGACCCTGACAGTGCCGAGTTTGCCGCGCTGTTCGACCGCTACGCCGATGCGCAAGTGGTGTTGATTGGCGAGGCCAGTCACGGCACTCATGAGTTCTATCAGGCGCGGGCGGCGATCACCCGGCATTTGATCGCACACCATGGGTTTTCCGTGGTGGCGGTTGAGGCCGACTGGCCGGACGCCGACCAGATCGATCGTTGCGTGCGCGGCCGCGAACCCGCGCATTGGCACGACGCGGCGTTTTCACGTTTCCCCACGTGGATGTGGCGTAACACCGACGTGCAGGCATTCGCGCGTTGGTTGTTCGAGTACAACCAGACTCAGGCCGCCACGCAGCGCGTGGAGTTTCGCGGCCTCGATGTGTACAGCTTGCGCAGCTCGATTCGCGAGGTGCTCGGCTATTTGCAAGACACTGACCCGACAATGGCACGCGAAGCACGTGAGCGTTATGCCTGTTTGCTGCCCTGGCACGATGAGCCGGCGTTGTACGGGCACTTCACCGAAGTGGGCGGCATGGCCACCTGCGAAGAAGCCGTGCTTGAGCAGTTGCAGGCATTGCTCGGGCAACGCTTGACCGCGATGGAACACGACGGCGAAGCCTTGTTCAACGCCACGCAGAATGCGCGAGTGGTGCATGCCGCCGAGCAATATTATCGGGCGATGTACCGAGGCAGCCGCGAATCGTGGAACCTGCGCGACCGGCATATGTTCGAGACCCTGCAAGCGTTGCGCTCGCGACAGGAACGCGACGCCAAAGTGGTCGTCTGGGCGCACAACTCGCACATCGGCGACGCGCGGGCCACGGAGATGGGCGACAGCGGTCAGCTGACGCTGGGCCAGTTATGTCGCGAAGCACTCGGGCGCGCCGCCGTGCTGATTGGCATGGGCACGGACCACGGCAGCGTCGCTGCCGCCGATGACTGGGATCAACCGATGCGCATCAAGCAGGTCGTTCCCGCTCTGCCGCGCAGTTGGGAACGGGCCTGCGCCGAAGCCGACATACCGCGAGCGCTGTATGACTGGCGCGACGACGATCACGCTGTCCTGCGTGAAGCCTTGTCTGACCGGCGCCTGGAGCGTGCCATTGGCGTGATCTACCGCCCGCAGACCGAGCGGCAAAGCCACTACTTCGATGCAACCTTGAGCGAGCAATTCGATGCGTGGCTGTGGTTTGCCGAGACTCGCGCAATCACCGCGCTGAACACCACTCAGTCGTCGAGTCACGAGGAAGATACGTTTCCGTTCGGCTTATGA
- a CDS encoding ABC transporter substrate-binding protein: protein MATPFKRSALTLLAASLAASALFSTGAQAEGEISIAQQFGIGYLILDVVRDQQLIEKHGKAQGLDIKVDWNSISGATAMNEALLTGSLDVVSAGVPPMLTVWDRTKGKQNVKAIAALGSMPNYLLTNNPDIKTFKDFSDKDRIAVPAAGVGFQSRTLQIETAKQFGDEQYKKFDNISVSLPHPDATAALIAGGSEINSHFSSPPFQYQALQNPKVHKVLSSYDILGGQATFNVLYTTEKFHDENPKTYKAFYDALTEAEEIIKADKPAAAQAYIRVEQSKLPLALVEQIVKDPEIDFTVVPQRTFIYAEKLQELGVLKNKAGSWKDYFFEEAHSGSGS, encoded by the coding sequence ATGGCCACACCGTTCAAACGTTCCGCACTGACTCTGTTGGCCGCGTCTCTGGCAGCGAGTGCGCTGTTCAGCACTGGCGCGCAGGCTGAAGGCGAGATCAGCATCGCCCAGCAATTCGGCATCGGTTATCTGATTCTCGATGTGGTGCGCGATCAGCAGCTTATCGAGAAGCACGGCAAGGCCCAGGGTCTGGACATCAAGGTCGACTGGAACAGCATCTCCGGCGCCACCGCGATGAATGAAGCATTGCTCACCGGTTCCCTCGATGTAGTCTCGGCGGGTGTGCCACCGATGCTGACGGTGTGGGATCGGACCAAGGGCAAGCAGAACGTCAAAGCCATCGCCGCGCTCGGTTCGATGCCTAACTATTTGCTGACCAATAATCCGGACATCAAGACGTTCAAGGATTTCAGCGACAAGGATCGCATTGCCGTGCCAGCAGCGGGCGTGGGCTTCCAGTCACGCACCTTGCAGATCGAAACTGCCAAGCAATTCGGCGATGAGCAATACAAGAAGTTCGACAACATCTCGGTCAGCCTCCCGCACCCCGATGCCACGGCGGCGCTGATTGCCGGCGGTTCGGAGATCAACTCACACTTTTCCAGCCCGCCGTTCCAATACCAGGCACTGCAGAATCCCAAGGTGCACAAAGTCTTGAGCTCCTACGACATTCTCGGCGGTCAGGCGACGTTCAATGTGCTTTACACCACGGAGAAATTCCACGATGAAAACCCGAAAACCTACAAGGCGTTCTACGACGCCCTGACCGAAGCCGAAGAGATCATCAAGGCCGACAAACCCGCTGCGGCCCAGGCTTACATTCGCGTCGAGCAGTCGAAGTTACCGCTGGCGCTGGTCGAACAAATCGTCAAGGACCCGGAAATCGATTTCACGGTCGTACCGCAGCGCACGTTCATTTATGCCGAAAAACTGCAGGAACTTGGCGTACTGAAAAACAAGGCGGGCAGCTGGAAGGATTACTTCTTTGAAGAGGCACACAGCGGCTCGGGTAGCTGA
- a CDS encoding KGG domain-containing protein, with amino-acid sequence MTTGNKNQGNDKASSDSGKKGGQSGGGNSGNFANDREKASEAGKKGGQSSHSGGRKS; translated from the coding sequence ATGACTACCGGTAATAAAAATCAGGGCAATGATAAAGCTTCTTCTGATAGCGGCAAGAAAGGCGGCCAATCGGGCGGCGGCAATAGCGGCAACTTCGCCAATGACCGCGAAAAGGCCTCGGAAGCCGGCAAAAAAGGTGGCCAGTCGAGCCACAGCGGCGGACGCAAGTCTTAA
- a CDS encoding zinc-dependent alcohol dehydrogenase, with amino-acid sequence MKAVVFHAVGDIRLDEVPEPTLQAPTDAIVRITASAICGTDLHFIRGSAPDMQPGTILGHEAVGIVEALGEDVRNLQIGDRVLIPSTIACGNCSYCRAGYFAQCDVANPNGKTAGTSFFGGPKNTGPFNGLQAEKARIPFAHIGLIKLPPEITDDQAIAMSDIFPTAWFGAEMAQIKDGDTVAVLGCGPVGLFAIVSARLMGAGRVFAIDCLDDRLARARELGAECINFDKEDPVKTIARLTADIGVDCAIDAVGIDADHAHDHGQQRSQWQPGDEPSQALQWAVECVAKAGTISIIGVYPAGFDSFPIGAAMNKNIRINMGNCHHRKYIPKLIEMTLAGRVDPSRILTQDEPLTDAISAFKAFDTHQSGWIKVKLEPGANGSTAND; translated from the coding sequence ATGAAAGCCGTTGTATTTCACGCAGTAGGCGACATCCGCCTGGACGAAGTGCCGGAGCCGACGTTGCAAGCGCCGACGGACGCCATCGTGCGGATCACCGCATCGGCGATCTGCGGTACCGATCTGCACTTCATCCGTGGCAGCGCGCCCGATATGCAGCCCGGAACGATTCTCGGCCATGAGGCGGTCGGCATCGTTGAGGCGCTCGGCGAAGACGTGCGCAATTTGCAGATCGGCGACCGTGTGTTGATTCCCTCGACCATCGCCTGCGGTAATTGCTCGTACTGCCGCGCCGGTTATTTCGCCCAATGCGACGTTGCCAACCCCAACGGCAAAACCGCCGGCACGTCATTCTTCGGCGGGCCCAAAAACACCGGCCCGTTCAATGGCCTGCAGGCGGAAAAGGCGCGCATTCCCTTCGCACACATCGGCTTGATCAAACTGCCGCCGGAGATTACTGACGACCAGGCCATTGCCATGTCGGACATCTTTCCCACCGCCTGGTTTGGCGCGGAAATGGCGCAGATCAAGGATGGCGACACCGTGGCCGTGCTCGGTTGTGGCCCGGTCGGTCTGTTCGCGATCGTCAGCGCCAGATTGATGGGAGCGGGCAGGGTATTCGCCATCGACTGCCTCGACGACCGCCTCGCTCGGGCACGTGAGCTCGGGGCAGAATGCATCAATTTCGACAAGGAGGATCCGGTCAAGACCATCGCGCGTCTGACGGCCGATATCGGCGTCGACTGCGCCATCGATGCCGTGGGTATCGACGCCGATCATGCGCATGATCACGGCCAGCAGCGTTCGCAATGGCAGCCGGGCGACGAGCCTTCCCAAGCGCTGCAGTGGGCCGTCGAATGCGTGGCCAAGGCTGGCACGATTTCCATCATCGGTGTCTATCCGGCAGGGTTCGACAGCTTCCCGATCGGCGCGGCGATGAACAAGAATATCCGCATCAACATGGGCAACTGTCACCACCGCAAATACATTCCCAAACTGATCGAGATGACCCTCGCCGGGCGCGTCGACCCGTCACGGATCCTGACCCAGGACGAGCCGCTCACGGACGCGATCTCGGCGTTCAAAGCCTTTGACACCCATCAATCGGGCTGGATCAAGGTCAAGCTCGAACCCGGCGCCAACGGTTCGACTGCAAACGATTAA
- a CDS encoding LTA synthase family protein: MSALFHRLRQPHGRLFSLVFLVLIVPVCLRAALGWSTPAGYLSDLAVGSLLLVVLHRRAWWLALPVLLFWALLAIATAELVSAVGRLPTPSDFHYLIDPQFVENSAGGGLAHPAIGITLFFALAFWLLTQLTARGTPRTSLPRTLWSVPLVLFAAHWAMQNQWPSEEDPWRQYNLPHQLLAAEVADLQIQAEEWLDGDVEEPAPAMAGLTDVDLNGQSLLTAPGQARNVLIIALEGIPGAYIRANREAIGSRYHEDLMPNLSRWAERGMNTPDYVLHTHQTIRGLYAMLCGDYDKLNNGTPKGVEMLTLNDRNQACLPAQLRDHGFSTHYLQGAGLRFMAKDKIMPHIGFDATHGVEWFTNSNYLEFPWGKDDKAFFEGALDYVGQLKKQKQPWMLTLLTVGTHQPYSAPEDYLQRYETPKKAAVGYLDDALDRFLSGLERQGLLKNTLVIITSDESHGIDGVRLASSWGFNLTLAPEHEQLPRLNKGVYGHVDLSTSILDYFDLPVPSALSGRSLFRDYDSGREIMSFTNGKLRYHNGQGIFSECDMPRRCRYYESPGFIADSAIYKGNYSGHPARQIAARADALDLSLLRTPLNHRYQFGSTNIIPLRAQIKDDWADNLIGAQYLEMPKGSHTRVRLTVRSVDPQQAAYIQLKAKEFEQDVQLGLPAEMVATADQPLEMDFSFDNPQPRKAFSFHLLGYGQGAVEVTDFSVITQLPGQDDILDEVPEDDAAQSS; this comes from the coding sequence GTGAGCGCTCTTTTTCATCGGTTACGACAGCCCCATGGCCGCCTGTTCTCTCTAGTATTTCTGGTGCTGATCGTGCCGGTCTGCCTGCGTGCGGCATTAGGTTGGTCGACGCCGGCAGGGTATCTGTCGGATCTGGCTGTCGGCAGCTTGCTGTTGGTGGTATTGCATCGCCGCGCGTGGTGGCTGGCGCTGCCGGTACTGCTGTTCTGGGCGCTGTTGGCCATAGCGACAGCTGAACTCGTCAGTGCGGTAGGCCGATTGCCGACGCCTTCCGACTTCCATTACCTGATCGACCCGCAGTTCGTGGAGAACTCCGCCGGTGGCGGCCTCGCTCACCCGGCCATCGGCATTACGCTGTTTTTCGCCCTCGCGTTTTGGCTACTGACCCAACTGACCGCGCGTGGAACGCCGCGCACCTCCCTGCCCCGCACACTCTGGAGCGTGCCGCTGGTGTTGTTCGCCGCGCATTGGGCCATGCAGAACCAATGGCCTAGCGAAGAAGACCCTTGGCGCCAGTACAACCTGCCCCACCAGTTGCTCGCCGCCGAGGTCGCCGATCTGCAGATTCAGGCCGAGGAATGGCTCGATGGCGATGTCGAAGAGCCGGCGCCTGCGATGGCGGGACTTACTGACGTTGACCTCAACGGCCAGTCCTTGCTGACCGCGCCGGGTCAGGCGCGCAACGTGCTGATTATCGCGCTGGAGGGCATCCCCGGCGCCTACATTCGTGCCAATCGCGAGGCCATCGGCAGCCGCTATCATGAAGACCTGATGCCCAACCTCAGCCGCTGGGCCGAGCGCGGCATGAATACGCCGGATTACGTCTTGCACACCCACCAGACCATTCGCGGCTTGTACGCGATGCTCTGCGGCGATTACGACAAGCTCAACAATGGCACGCCCAAAGGCGTGGAAATGCTCACCCTCAACGATCGCAATCAGGCCTGCCTGCCGGCGCAGCTGCGTGATCATGGCTTCAGCACCCATTACCTGCAAGGCGCCGGTCTACGCTTCATGGCCAAAGACAAAATCATGCCGCACATCGGTTTCGATGCCACGCATGGCGTGGAATGGTTCACCAACAGCAACTATCTGGAATTTCCATGGGGCAAGGATGACAAGGCGTTTTTCGAAGGCGCGCTGGACTATGTCGGCCAACTGAAAAAACAAAAACAGCCGTGGATGCTGACCTTGTTGACCGTGGGCACGCATCAACCCTACTCCGCGCCGGAAGACTATCTGCAACGCTATGAAACGCCGAAGAAAGCCGCCGTGGGCTATCTCGATGATGCGCTGGATCGGTTTCTCAGTGGCCTCGAACGTCAAGGTCTATTGAAAAACACTTTGGTGATCATCACCTCCGACGAGTCTCACGGCATCGATGGCGTGCGTCTGGCCTCTTCGTGGGGTTTCAACCTGACGCTGGCGCCAGAGCACGAACAGCTGCCGCGGCTTAACAAAGGGGTCTATGGCCATGTCGATCTGAGCACATCGATCCTCGATTACTTCGACCTCCCGGTGCCCTCCGCGCTCAGTGGGCGTTCGCTGTTCCGCGACTACGACAGCGGGCGCGAGATCATGTCGTTCACCAACGGCAAGCTGCGCTATCACAACGGTCAGGGGATTTTCTCCGAGTGCGATATGCCGCGCCGCTGCCGCTACTACGAAAGCCCCGGCTTCATCGCCGACAGCGCCATCTACAAAGGCAACTACAGCGGTCACCCGGCCCGGCAGATTGCCGCGCGAGCCGATGCACTGGATCTGTCGTTGCTGCGCACCCCGCTTAATCATCGTTACCAGTTCGGCAGCACCAACATCATCCCGCTGCGAGCGCAGATCAAGGATGACTGGGCCGACAACCTGATCGGCGCGCAATATCTGGAGATGCCCAAGGGCTCGCACACTCGCGTGCGTTTGACCGTGCGTTCAGTCGATCCGCAGCAAGCCGCGTACATCCAGCTCAAGGCCAAAGAATTCGAACAGGACGTGCAACTCGGGTTGCCGGCGGAGATGGTCGCCACGGCCGATCAACCCCTGGAGATGGATTTCAGCTTCGACAATCCGCAACCGCGCAAAGCGTTCTCCTTCCACTTGTTGGGTTATGGCCAGGGCGCGGTCGAAGTCACCGACTTCAGCGTCATCACCCAATTGCCTGGTCAGGACGACATCCTCGACGAAGTACCCGAGGACGACGCCGCCCAATCCAGCTAA
- a CDS encoding ATP-dependent Clp protease proteolytic subunit, producing the protein MPVHVINFTAPINSATCGQLIEKASAAVQQNASRLIVNIATMGGECSYGFTLYNYLLSLPIPVHTHNLGTVESMGNIIFLAGEHRSACIHSKFLFHPFHWHVQGSVDHSRMSEYAMSLDYDLDLYARIVAERTVDAQEPLETEKYLIAAPRIINPQQALDCGLIHSIEMPHMDAHSVTSTIHS; encoded by the coding sequence ATGCCTGTTCACGTCATCAACTTCACCGCCCCGATCAACTCGGCCACCTGCGGCCAACTGATCGAAAAGGCCTCGGCAGCGGTTCAGCAAAACGCATCCAGATTGATCGTCAACATCGCCACCATGGGCGGTGAATGCAGTTACGGTTTTACTCTGTACAACTATCTGCTTTCGCTACCGATCCCGGTGCACACGCACAATCTCGGCACGGTCGAATCGATGGGCAATATCATTTTTCTTGCCGGCGAACACCGTTCGGCCTGCATCCATAGCAAGTTTCTTTTTCATCCGTTTCACTGGCACGTACAGGGTTCGGTCGATCACTCGCGCATGTCCGAATACGCGATGAGCCTGGATTACGACCTCGACTTGTACGCGCGCATTGTCGCCGAGCGCACCGTGGACGCTCAGGAGCCACTGGAGACGGAAAAATACCTGATCGCCGCGCCGCGGATCATCAATCCGCAACAAGCGCTTGATTGCGGCCTGATACATTCGATCGAAATGCCCCATATGGACGCGCATTCAGTGACCTCGACGATCCACTCCTGA
- a CDS encoding SCO family protein: MTALLTRRKVLAGMGVLGLGLLAGCDTRGELSYKYGKDLSDKILGRTFKLKNTDGETMSLSSFRGMMPMIFFGFTQCPAVCPTTLARAAKIKKLMGRDGDRLQVIFITLDPERDTPQILDAYMKAFDPSFVALYGTVEETKATAKEFDVFYEKVPAGDTYTISHTSTSYVYDSRGGLRLGLSTSLSAEECTEDLLTVMEVC, translated from the coding sequence ATGACGGCTTTGTTGACTCGGCGCAAAGTGCTTGCGGGAATGGGCGTACTCGGTCTCGGCCTGCTTGCCGGCTGCGATACCCGTGGCGAACTGTCGTATAAATACGGCAAGGATCTGAGCGACAAGATCCTCGGCCGCACCTTCAAGCTGAAGAATACCGACGGCGAAACCATGTCGCTGTCGAGCTTTCGCGGCATGATGCCGATGATTTTCTTCGGCTTCACGCAATGCCCGGCGGTCTGCCCGACCACGCTCGCCCGCGCGGCGAAAATCAAGAAACTGATGGGCAGGGACGGCGATCGCTTGCAGGTGATTTTCATCACCCTCGACCCAGAACGCGATACGCCGCAAATCCTCGACGCCTACATGAAAGCGTTCGATCCAAGCTTCGTTGCGCTGTACGGCACGGTTGAGGAAACCAAGGCCACCGCCAAGGAATTCGACGTGTTCTACGAGAAAGTCCCGGCCGGCGACACCTATACCATCTCGCACACGTCCACCAGTTACGTGTACGACTCCCGCGGCGGTCTGCGCCTGGGCCTGTCCACTTCACTTTCGGCAGAAGAATGCACGGAAGATTTGCTCACCGTTATGGAGGTTTGCTGA
- a CDS encoding copper chaperone PCu(A)C, translating to MHPICNKIKRAALALSLMGLAFQASAQTRIDDAWVRATVPTQTASGAFMTVTADSDSKLLSVATPVAKDVQIHEMTMKNDVMSMGPVKFVELPAGKAVKLDPNGYHVMLMGLTAQLKEGDSVPLTLTVENAKGEKETIEVKAPVRALTNMEGHDHSKMH from the coding sequence ATGCATCCAATTTGCAACAAGATCAAACGCGCCGCGCTGGCTCTGTCACTGATGGGCCTGGCGTTTCAAGCGTCGGCGCAGACTCGGATCGACGACGCCTGGGTGCGTGCCACCGTGCCGACCCAGACCGCCAGCGGCGCATTCATGACCGTCACCGCCGATAGCGACAGCAAATTGCTCAGTGTTGCTACCCCGGTGGCGAAGGACGTGCAGATTCACGAAATGACCATGAAGAACGACGTCATGAGCATGGGCCCGGTGAAGTTCGTCGAGCTGCCGGCGGGCAAAGCCGTCAAGCTGGATCCGAACGGTTACCACGTGATGCTGATGGGCCTGACGGCTCAGTTGAAAGAAGGCGACAGCGTGCCACTGACCCTGACCGTGGAAAACGCCAAGGGCGAGAAAGAAACCATCGAGGTCAAAGCACCGGTTCGCGCGCTTACGAATATGGAAGGCCACGATCACAGCAAGATGCATTGA
- a CDS encoding PLD nuclease N-terminal domain-containing protein, protein MNEATSYFSIGVAVIILLVDLWAIISVFRSQKSVGTKAAWAIGLIVFPVLGLIVWGIAGPRGIKEGPSSPEHSKG, encoded by the coding sequence ATGAACGAAGCCACCAGTTATTTCTCGATAGGTGTCGCTGTGATCATTCTGCTGGTCGACCTGTGGGCGATCATCAGCGTGTTTCGCAGCCAGAAGTCGGTTGGCACCAAAGCCGCCTGGGCGATCGGCCTGATCGTCTTCCCGGTGCTGGGCCTGATCGTCTGGGGCATCGCCGGCCCTCGCGGGATCAAGGAAGGGCCGTCGTCTCCCGAGCACAGCAAAGGCTGA
- a CDS encoding SDR family oxidoreductase, whose translation MIAPATGMKPGERYVIESVERAPQFPGFFLDGKYYLGPELQTAVGWLEGQDFIYDQLDPTGEPIYPNRRAGTIDNLALILDDGLRLELSAVPYRAEAERAPSATESIDNYRQTQRERTSPLAGKLVVITGASSGIGRATAQAFADQGARLVLAARDEVALAEVVDECVERGAAAMAVRTDVTSSEQMQALATQAAEFGDGRIDIWINNAGVGAVGNFEETPLEVHEQVLQTDLLGYLRGAYVAMPYFKAQKRGVLINTLSLGSWVAQPFAAAYSASKYGLRGLTEALRGELVGSPDIHVCDIYPAVMDTPGFRDGANYTGHALKPPAPVYDPHRVAAAMVECAIKPRTTTTVGAAATVARAAHFLMPGFPQVSGWLTRFAIKRLPASQTSDGNLFAPPSGQRRVEGGWRQPAKPSAWLVAGAALLVGGCLLAVNRSRRRD comes from the coding sequence ATGATCGCCCCAGCAACCGGCATGAAACCTGGCGAACGTTACGTCATTGAAAGCGTCGAGCGCGCTCCGCAATTTCCTGGTTTTTTTCTTGATGGCAAATATTACCTGGGCCCGGAATTGCAGACTGCAGTGGGTTGGCTCGAGGGACAGGACTTCATTTACGATCAACTCGACCCGACCGGCGAGCCGATCTACCCCAACCGGCGCGCCGGCACGATCGATAATCTGGCGTTGATTCTGGATGACGGTTTGCGTCTGGAACTCAGCGCAGTCCCGTATCGCGCCGAAGCCGAACGTGCGCCCTCGGCCACAGAATCGATCGACAATTATCGCCAGACGCAGCGCGAGCGCACGTCGCCACTGGCCGGCAAACTGGTGGTCATCACCGGTGCCTCCAGCGGCATCGGTAGAGCAACGGCGCAGGCCTTCGCCGACCAAGGGGCGCGGTTGGTGCTTGCCGCGCGCGACGAAGTTGCGCTGGCCGAAGTCGTTGATGAATGCGTCGAACGTGGCGCTGCGGCAATGGCCGTGCGCACCGATGTCACGTCCAGCGAACAAATGCAGGCCTTGGCAACCCAGGCCGCCGAGTTCGGTGATGGCCGTATCGATATCTGGATCAACAATGCCGGAGTCGGCGCGGTAGGCAATTTTGAAGAGACGCCGCTTGAGGTGCACGAACAGGTTTTGCAAACCGATCTGCTCGGCTATCTGCGTGGCGCCTATGTGGCGATGCCGTACTTCAAGGCGCAGAAACGCGGAGTGCTGATCAATACGTTGTCGCTGGGTAGTTGGGTGGCGCAGCCGTTCGCCGCCGCTTATTCAGCGAGCAAATATGGTCTGCGCGGTTTGACCGAAGCCCTGCGCGGCGAACTGGTCGGATCGCCAGATATTCACGTTTGCGACATCTATCCCGCCGTCATGGACACCCCGGGTTTTCGCGACGGCGCCAACTACACCGGTCATGCGCTGAAGCCGCCAGCGCCCGTCTACGACCCGCATCGCGTCGCCGCGGCGATGGTCGAATGCGCGATCAAACCGAGAACCACCACTACCGTCGGCGCCGCCGCGACCGTGGCCCGCGCGGCGCATTTTCTTATGCCGGGTTTCCCGCAAGTGTCAGGTTGGCTGACACGGTTTGCCATTAAACGTCTGCCCGCTTCGCAGACCTCCGATGGCAATCTTTTCGCGCCGCCCAGCGGTCAGCGGCGTGTCGAAGGTGGCTGGCGCCAGCCCGCGAAACCTTCGGCGTGGCTGGTTGCCGGCGCGGCGCTGTTGGTCGGCGGCTGTCTGTTGGCGGTCAATCGCTCGCGTCGGCGGGACTAA
- a CDS encoding polysaccharide lyase family 7 protein, with product MPVDISRLMITTPVAVSATNPVALELMGSDALSRLPEVVSRLPDGSIRFSAPTLGASSKSTHRTRCEWKEPIYWSLESAATHVNRQTMTLLQVNSAQKVVIAQMHVKGDDSPAIKVFWNKNRITWGFRQTFNQAEPVNSTIASNIALNVPFTVEINVNSAGRVLVAVSSNGVTASTPAMQLDSSWAGQRFDFHGGVYNQIDYSATTAASDGSVCIIHDLLLNHAAA from the coding sequence ATGCCAGTCGATATCAGCCGTTTGATGATCACTACCCCTGTCGCGGTTTCCGCCACCAACCCAGTGGCTCTCGAACTGATGGGCAGCGACGCCCTGAGCCGTTTGCCTGAAGTGGTCAGCCGCCTGCCGGATGGCAGCATTCGCTTCAGCGCACCGACGTTGGGGGCGTCGAGCAAAAGCACGCATCGCACCCGTTGCGAGTGGAAGGAGCCGATCTACTGGTCGCTGGAAAGTGCAGCGACGCACGTTAACCGGCAGACCATGACGTTGCTGCAAGTCAATTCCGCGCAAAAAGTGGTGATTGCGCAAATGCACGTCAAAGGCGACGACAGCCCGGCAATCAAGGTGTTCTGGAACAAGAACCGCATCACCTGGGGCTTTCGCCAGACCTTCAATCAGGCGGAACCGGTGAATAGCACCATTGCCAGCAATATCGCGCTCAATGTGCCGTTCACAGTGGAGATCAATGTGAACTCGGCCGGACGCGTACTGGTGGCGGTCAGCAGCAATGGCGTCACCGCCTCGACACCCGCCATGCAACTCGACAGCAGCTGGGCCGGACAACGGTTCGACTTCCATGGCGGCGTTTACAACCAGATCGATTACAGCGCCACCACCGCCGCGAGCGATGGCTCGGTGTGCATCATCCACGATTTGCTACTCAATCATGCTGCGGCTTGA